TAGTTTTTGGCACCGTGGTGTCGTGGTTAGATTTAGAGTCCAACAGTTTTTTAGGCATTATTATCTTGATGTTGTCTGCATTTATTGCGGTGCAGTTGTTTGTGAAAGATCACCAGCGAGGGCTTACTCGTAAAGAGCTACGCTATTTAAGCTTTTGGTCGTGGCTTGCTTCGATATTCATTTCTGTGGCTGAATTGCTGGCGGTATTTGCCTACTCATTTTATGAGATTTATGGGGTGATTGCCTGGCTAGATGTGCAGGCTGAGCTGTCGGCTTTGTTGTTTGAGCTGTCTATCGACTTACATGCCCTTTACGCGATTATTGCCGTGGTATTGCTCATCTTTTGGGGACTAACCCGCTTGGCCTATGGTTTTGCCAATAAAACCTCCGCTAAGCAAGTAGATAAGCTAGCTTAGTTTGGTTAATTACTTGAAGTAGGATAAGGGCAGTGTCGACAGCCATTACCGCAGCAGGTGCCTCGTTTTAAGTGATACCAAGCACTAAAAACCATCAAGCCATCTTCCATGCCGAAGTCTAGATGTTCTTGCAAGGCAGCTTGTTGGTTAGCTGGTGTTCGGTAGCGCGCAGCTAATTCTAATAGTTCATGATGAGGTGTATTAGCTATCAACAGCGTTAATTTCTCGGCCAACTTTTTGGATAAGCATGTTTGACAAAGACATGCCCGCTCATTGAGATCTGCGCTTACTGGCAAAATAGCTGGCATATTCATACACCAGCATTGTTCATTGGCTGTGCAGCCGACTGAGGCTCCACAGCTAGGACAATCTGAAAGGACTTGTTGTGCCACGAGCATGTTTCTTGGTTAATGTCTTTTATTCGAGCATAAAGTATTTAGCCTTTGCTTCCTATGTGAGTTTGCATTTAGTGGCTTTGATTTCCAACAAAACTGACAGTCTCAGCAATAACCTGAGGGTCTTTTAGCAGGCGAAAGTGGCCTAGTCCTTCTGTTTGCTGGTGTTTTGCATTTGGCCAGCACTGTTGAATTTGCTTAAACTGTTGTTGGCTAACTTCTTGGTCTTGGCTATCACTAATTAACAAACCTGGCGTAGCTTGCGGGGTTAAGCGCTCTACACTAAACAATTGCCAAGGATCGTCACCCGCCAACAACTTCTGCATTTTTTGTCCCACTTGTTCTTTAAAGGTTGCTTTAAGCTTCTGGCGTAGGTTGAGTAGATTGGCATAGGTGGAAAACATTTCTTCTACATCTAAATGTGGGGCTAACATAACTAGCTTGGTTGGAGCAAAACCGCGTAACTGGGCTGTGGTAGTGGCCATAGCACCAAAGGAATGAGCAAGTACACAGTGCACCTTGGCAACTTGCTGTTGAATGGCCATTAAGCTGTCACTGAATTCGAGTAAGTGGCTATGCGAATCTTGATGACTGCCGTGTCCGGGGGCATCAAATGTCGCAACTTGGTAGCCAGCATCAACCAAAGGTTGAACAAAATGGCGAAACTGCACGCCGCTGCCACTCCAGCCATGCAAGCAAACCACTAAAGGTCCTTTCCCCCATAAGTGCAAGGGTAGCTTATGTTGGTTTACCTTGAGTGTGATGGTTTGCTCGGCACTTTGCCAAAAGGCTTGAGTATTAGGGCTAACCTTCCGCTTAAATACACGAAACCATAACTTAGCCAATGTGTTTGCCGCCCAAGCTTGACTGACTAAGCCGGCCAGGTTAAATGCTAACCCTGCTGCTTGATAACGTAAGGGCACCACTCGCTGGTGTCGTTTTTGTTTGTTACTTGGCTGCGGGGTATCACAGTTTAGTGAGTTGGCTTGATTTGGCTGAGTCATATAGTCTCTCCCTGAGATTTAGTCACTAGTATCCTATTTGCTGACAGGCTTAAAAAGTGTCATATTTGCCATTATGATGGTGAAAATGGACAAGGTTATGAAAGCTGCAATTTTGTTAATGGATAACTGCTTTGGCACGGGTATTAATGGCATATTAGATGCGCTTATTGCGGCTAATTACAGCTTGATTAAATCTGGCGCCATGCCGTTGTTTGAGTGGGAGCTAGTGTCGCTAGATGGTAATCGGGTCACTCCCACCAATGGATTGCGCATTGAGGCCGATTGCGATTTAGCTAGTTTTATAGCGCGTTCTGAACAACCCGACATATGGATTATTCCTGGCATTTATCAATCGGCTAGCAACTTTGAAAAAGTGCAAACGGCGATGCGCCAAAGCGAAGTAATGATACCTGTGCTTCAGCAGCATGTAGCAGATAACAAAATGATTGTGTGTATGTGCACTGGCGCTTTTTTGCTAGCGCAAGCCGATTTGCTGGGCAAGAATCCGGCATTAATGCATTGGCGTAATGAGCATCATTTCCGCCGTGCCTTTCCGCACTTAAGCATTGATAGCCAGAATACCATTGCTGAGTATGGCAATTTACTGTGTTCGATTGGTGGCAGTATGGCTTATGAGTATTTAGTGCTGCGTCTTGTAGAGCGCTTTGCCGGGCATCAAACAGCCATTAACACCGCCAAGTTGCTGATGATGGATCTTAATGCCCCGCCAGCTGCGCCTTATCGTGCTCACCAGTACCAGCCAGAACATCAAGATGCCTTAGTGCAACAGGCACAGCTTTACTTGCAGCGAAATAGCAGCCAAGACATTAGCATGGTGGAAGTGGCTCAAGAATTAAACATTAGTGATCGCCAGCTAAAGCGACGCTTTGCTGCGGCCTTAGATTGCTCCCCCTTGCAGTACCTTCAGCGGCTTAGGGTAAATCAAGCTTGCAGCCTACTCGAGGCGACCCAATTACCCAGCAATAAAATTGTGTTGGAAGTCGGCTATCAAGACGAAAGCAGTTTTCGTCGTTTATTTAAAAAACAAATGGCAATGACCATGGAAAGCTACCGGCAGCAATTTGGTATTCAACATCAGCAACATATGGCTGTTGGTTAGCAAAGCCATTTAATCTAAGAGTAATAAGGTAAGTAAGTGCTTACATGGCTAAGTCATTGCTTGATGGATTTGCTGTCTAAACCAAGTGTGAGCGGGATCGTGATGGTTGCGATGATGCCAAATCAACGAGTAGTCAAAAGGGCTAACCTCAAAGGGCAAAGCAACCATTGCTAAAGGGCGCTGTTTTAGCAGTTGTTTGGCGATTTTTGCGGGCAAGGTAAGAATGAATCTTGTCTCACTGAGAATTTGCACCGTGGCTGGATAGGAAGAGGCGCGAAATTGAATTTGGCGCTGTAAACCTTGCTGGCTAAGGTGGCGGTCAATATGGCTGTTTTTGTCTGCACCAGTAGTAATGATGGCGTGTGGGTAGCGGCAGTAATCGCTCATGCTGGGTTGCGTTATCGATAAATAGGGGTGTTGTTGGTGCATTAAACACACTAAGTGATCGGTGCCTAAGGTGGTAGCGTGTAGCTCGGTGCTATCCCGTGGAGGCAGTGTCATGCCTAGGTCTACTTCGCCACTGTGTAATAGCCTATTAGTGGTATGGTCCCAGTTACATAGCTCAATGTTTAGCTGAGGCGCTTGCTGGTAGATGCCACCGAGAACTTTTGGCAGTAAGTGTTCACTTACGTAATCAGAGGTGGCAATGGTGAAGGTACGCTGGCATAAGCTAGGCTCAAAGGCTTGTTGGTGGAGCAAGTTTTCCACAGAGTCTAATAACGGTGCTACTTGGGCTTTTAGCTCAATGCCTTTGGGCGTTGCCTGTAGTTGTCCTTGCACTCGCACCAGTAAAGGATCACCAAATACTTCGCGTAATTTAGCTAAGTGTTTACTCATGGCCGACTGGCTTAGGTGCATTTTTTCTGCAGCGCGAGTAACACTTTGTTCTTGCAGTAAATAATACAATGCACTGAGTAAATTTAAGTTAATTTTTCCAAGTTGCATATTGAGCTCATCGTTAGTCTACGTGCCTAGCTTACTCGGCTATAGCGATTCTGTATAGCAAGCCAAAACTAATTTTATTTCATAACTAGAATGTGCTTTGTGCCACGGCTTAAGCCTTGCCTATTCTGGTTTTATGAGCCAAATCACCCTTTTAATCAGTAACATATTATTAACCTCAGCATAAAGATCGAGCAGCTCTCGAAAACGTGTTTTCATAAATTTATATTATGAAAACATAATCTTTAGCAGCTAGTTGCACGGTTATTATGTAAGCGCTTACATACGGAAGTGAACTAATTAAAGAAGTGAGATTAAAGATGCTAGTACATAAAAAATTGTCCATTACCCAGTTGATTCTGGCGACATTTTCAATGCTATGTATCGTATTGCTGGTGCTCGGTTTAGTTGCATGGAAACAAATGCAACAGGCAGAAAACACAATGGGTGAAGTGATCACTCAAGCTTTCCCTTTAATGGGACATACGAACCAGCTTGATCGTAGTTTAACCGCTGTAGAACGCGTGCTGAATAACACCATTCAAGAACGCGATGAACAAAAAGTTAATCAACTTATTGAGCAATACCATCAACGCGTGGCCGATTACCAAGCGGCAGAGCAAGTATTGGTAAATTGGTTGTCGGAAAATGGCGTAGAAAGTGAAAACTTTAGCCTTGTTCAACAGCAAAATGAATTGTTATTCGAAGATGCAGAATACCTTATTGAGTTGCATCAAGATGTTATCTCTAGTGGCACATCCCTGTCTGAGCGTACCGCAACTTTCCAAGGCATTTCCTTACGTATTAACTTGTTGTTAGGCCAACTGTTTGATGAAGCAGATCCTAATATGCTTAAAGTATTGCTAGACGCTGTAAGTGCCGATCTCTCGGCAATGCAACTAGCAACCATTAATGTGCTCAACTCAACCGATCCTCGTGAAGTTGGTAAGGTGATTACTAGCAATAATGAAACTAAAAGCTACGTAGAAGAAGACTTTGGTGACTTGATCGTTGAGAAAGAGCTGAAAGGCGTTCAGGGCGAGCATGAACTAGTAACGCAAATTCCTTGGTTGCTTAACGAAGTGACCGCGTTTGGTGGCCTGTTAGGCCAATACCAACAATACCTAATTAAGCAAAACAAACTGATGAAGCTTAAAGCTTCCATTACTGATCAGCTACAAGATGTAAATAGTAATTTAAGTGCGCTTACTGCAGAGAGCCAAAGTTCCACCGAGCAACAAATCGAAGAAGCTTCTGGCAGCATTTCTACCTTGATAAACAGTGGTGCGGTGGTTATTCCTCTTACTATTTTGTTCTGCATCGCCATGGGTTTAATCATTCAGCAGTTGATTAGAACGCCGCTTAAGCAATTGGTTAATACCCTTAAGCACTTAGCAGAGGGTGATTTGAGCCAGCGCTGTCAGTATCAAAGTGGCAACGAGTTTGGCATGTTGAGCAACCAGCTAAACCAGGTTATTGAACAGCAGCGAGACACCGTAACGGGCTTGCGTGAAAAGAGTGAAGCACTAGGGCAAGCTTCTACCGTAAACCGTCAGCACGGTAGCGACATCATGAAGCAGCTAGACGAGCAACGTAGCCAATGTATTACCGTGTCGGCCGCTATGACCGAAATGGAGCAGGCGATTCAAGATGTAGCGCGCCGGGCAGACTCAGCAGCGCAAGGTATGCGTGAAATTAGTGATAGCACTCAAGACGGCGTTCGCCTCACCGAAGAAGCTTTAGAAAACAACCAAGCACTAGCGGCTAACATTGCCAGCTCTACCGACAGAGTTAAGCATGTGAGTGAAAGCAGTAACGCTATTTTTGGCATTCTAGAAGTGATTGAAGGTATTACTCAGCAAACCAACTTATTAGCACTTAACGCCGCCATTGAGGCAGCCCGTGCCGGTGAGCAAGGCCGAGGCTTTGCGGTAGTGGCCGATGAAGTTCGCCAGTTAGCACAGCGTACCGCCTCTTCTACCACAGAGATTCAAACTATGATTGGTGGTTTGCAGCAAGATACCGAGCTAGCCGTGAAGGAAATTGAGCAGTGTAATAAGAGCATGGAGCTCAATGCCAGCAACGTGAATGCGATTAACCAAAAAATTGGTGATATTGCTAGCCACATTGAGCATTTATCGCTGCTTAACGAAGAGATTAGTGTGGCAACTAACCAACAGCAAACCACCAGTGTGGATGTGTCTTGCAGTATGGAAACCATATCGAGTGCAGCTCAACAAAACCTTACAGTTGTAACAGAGCTAAACCGCTTGAGTGATGATTTGGAATCGGTTGCTAAAGAGCAGGTAGATTTAGTGCAAGGTTTTAAATTTGCCTAAGCTTCCTCGCAATAATGACTAGGGTCTGTTGATCTTTGCTGATGGTTTTTGCAGCAATTAATTAGCCATTTAGGCAAGGCAGTGAGTGTGCAGTTAAGTGGGCTTAATAATCACTCGCTAACGCTGAATAAATGGCTAAGAAATGCTGCCCGAAGGGTTCGGATAAGCGAACTTTACTCTTTGTTAAGCACTTCTTGCTTAGTCCACTATGCTTCTAAGTGCTCGCCGCGATTAAAGTCCGCTTATCTCGAACAAAATTTCAACACCAAAGATCAACAGACCCTAACAGAAAGCCACCCGAAGGTGGCTTTTTTATGGCTTATAAACCGTTAAGAATTAAATGTGCACTAAAGGCTTCGGCGTTCATAAAGCCGGTGACTCGGGCTTGTTTTAACTCTTCACCGCTTTGATCAAACAGCAATATTGTTGGCAAACCTAACACTTCATAATGATTGAGCAGCTTAACCGCGGTGGCGTTTGTTTGAGTAACATCCGCTTGGATTAACACCATTTTATCTAGCTTGGCAGCAACTTGCGGAGCGTGAAAAGTCTTATTCTCAAAATCCTTACAGGCGGTGCACCAGTCAGCATAAAAATCCACTAAAGCGGGTTTGCCCTGTTCGGCTGCTAGCTGCAGTTGCTGCTGCATTTCTTCTAAGTTGCTCACTTGAATAAACTCTCCCTGCTGCTGGGCTGGCGCGGGAGCAAACCAAGGTTGAGCGGCCCACAATAAGCTGATTGCCATTATTGCCAGCAGCAGTAGTTGCCTAAAGGTTTGCCAGCCACTTAATAAGGCTAAACGGTTTTGGTGGTAGTAATAG
The Agarivorans aestuarii DNA segment above includes these coding regions:
- a CDS encoding ABZJ_00895 family protein, coding for MAEVSLNKYLMWFSLVYLASSLVFGTVVSWLDLESNSFLGIIILMLSAFIAVQLFVKDHQRGLTRKELRYLSFWSWLASIFISVAELLAVFAYSFYEIYGVIAWLDVQAELSALLFELSIDLHALYAIIAVVLLIFWGLTRLAYGFANKTSAKQVDKLA
- a CDS encoding cysteine-rich CWC family protein; this encodes MLVAQQVLSDCPSCGASVGCTANEQCWCMNMPAILPVSADLNERACLCQTCLSKKLAEKLTLLIANTPHHELLELAARYRTPANQQAALQEHLDFGMEDGLMVFSAWYHLKRGTCCGNGCRHCPYPTSSN
- a CDS encoding alpha/beta fold hydrolase, with the translated sequence MTQPNQANSLNCDTPQPSNKQKRHQRVVPLRYQAAGLAFNLAGLVSQAWAANTLAKLWFRVFKRKVSPNTQAFWQSAEQTITLKVNQHKLPLHLWGKGPLVVCLHGWSGSGVQFRHFVQPLVDAGYQVATFDAPGHGSHQDSHSHLLEFSDSLMAIQQQVAKVHCVLAHSFGAMATTTAQLRGFAPTKLVMLAPHLDVEEMFSTYANLLNLRQKLKATFKEQVGQKMQKLLAGDDPWQLFSVERLTPQATPGLLISDSQDQEVSQQQFKQIQQCWPNAKHQQTEGLGHFRLLKDPQVIAETVSFVGNQSH
- a CDS encoding GlxA family transcriptional regulator → MKAAILLMDNCFGTGINGILDALIAANYSLIKSGAMPLFEWELVSLDGNRVTPTNGLRIEADCDLASFIARSEQPDIWIIPGIYQSASNFEKVQTAMRQSEVMIPVLQQHVADNKMIVCMCTGAFLLAQADLLGKNPALMHWRNEHHFRRAFPHLSIDSQNTIAEYGNLLCSIGGSMAYEYLVLRLVERFAGHQTAINTAKLLMMDLNAPPAAPYRAHQYQPEHQDALVQQAQLYLQRNSSQDISMVEVAQELNISDRQLKRRFAAALDCSPLQYLQRLRVNQACSLLEATQLPSNKIVLEVGYQDESSFRRLFKKQMAMTMESYRQQFGIQHQQHMAVG
- a CDS encoding LysR family transcriptional regulator → MQLGKINLNLLSALYYLLQEQSVTRAAEKMHLSQSAMSKHLAKLREVFGDPLLVRVQGQLQATPKGIELKAQVAPLLDSVENLLHQQAFEPSLCQRTFTIATSDYVSEHLLPKVLGGIYQQAPQLNIELCNWDHTTNRLLHSGEVDLGMTLPPRDSTELHATTLGTDHLVCLMHQQHPYLSITQPSMSDYCRYPHAIITTGADKNSHIDRHLSQQGLQRQIQFRASSYPATVQILSETRFILTLPAKIAKQLLKQRPLAMVALPFEVSPFDYSLIWHHRNHHDPAHTWFRQQIHQAMT
- a CDS encoding methyl-accepting chemotaxis protein; translation: MLVHKKLSITQLILATFSMLCIVLLVLGLVAWKQMQQAENTMGEVITQAFPLMGHTNQLDRSLTAVERVLNNTIQERDEQKVNQLIEQYHQRVADYQAAEQVLVNWLSENGVESENFSLVQQQNELLFEDAEYLIELHQDVISSGTSLSERTATFQGISLRINLLLGQLFDEADPNMLKVLLDAVSADLSAMQLATINVLNSTDPREVGKVITSNNETKSYVEEDFGDLIVEKELKGVQGEHELVTQIPWLLNEVTAFGGLLGQYQQYLIKQNKLMKLKASITDQLQDVNSNLSALTAESQSSTEQQIEEASGSISTLINSGAVVIPLTILFCIAMGLIIQQLIRTPLKQLVNTLKHLAEGDLSQRCQYQSGNEFGMLSNQLNQVIEQQRDTVTGLREKSEALGQASTVNRQHGSDIMKQLDEQRSQCITVSAAMTEMEQAIQDVARRADSAAQGMREISDSTQDGVRLTEEALENNQALAANIASSTDRVKHVSESSNAIFGILEVIEGITQQTNLLALNAAIEAARAGEQGRGFAVVADEVRQLAQRTASSTTEIQTMIGGLQQDTELAVKEIEQCNKSMELNASNVNAINQKIGDIASHIEHLSLLNEEISVATNQQQTTSVDVSCSMETISSAAQQNLTVVTELNRLSDDLESVAKEQVDLVQGFKFA